TAGGCCTGTGGATTGTTCATCAAATTGTCGAAAACTCCTCGGGTCGGATTTTTGCATCAAGCCCAGCAGATAATTTTTCCACCTGTTTCGATCTGAGATTTCCCTCTGAACCGGATTTATGACTATACCCCGCTGGATCTTCGTGGACGATCAAGCCGATGCCGCAAACGCCTTTGCAAGTAGATTGTCGAATGAAACCGGATTAGATGTTGTTGTTTTCGCCCCCGCAGAAGCCAAGGCGAAAATACTAACAGGACAAGATGCACCGGATGGTGTCCTAATGGACGTAGACCTCTCTGCAGCTGTCGGGGAAACAGGGACCGGTCCTGGGATTGCTCAAGATATTCGAATTAAGCAAAAATCCAGAGATATTCAAGAGTTCCCAGTTATTCGCTTTGCAGCGATCGGGCCGGTGGAAAGAAATATCAAAGGTGATCCGGCAAGCGATGATCTTTTTGATTTAAAAATCCAAAAAGAATCACTACTAAAAGATACAGAAGAAGTCGTGGCCCAGCTACACGGACTTCTCGAAATTTACCGTGGACTAAAAGAAGCAAAAACGGAAGATGTTCAAACACTTCCGATGCTCGTCGGGCTGAGTCTTGAAGACTGGGAGCTACTTGGTCATCTCGGTTTTGAATCAAGACTCCTATCGGCTATTCAGTCCGCTCCTCACGTGGCCGCTGGCACATTAATGCGCGACTTCCTGCTGCCAGCTGGGCTTTTGATCACTGAAGATCTTCTCGCTGTCCGCCTTGGTGTGGATGTTTCGGCCTCGGGGACGTCTTGGGATGAGGTCAAAGCAAAGCTCCCGTTTTTTTACTCAGGCATTGGCGGAAAGAGGTTTGTTAGATGGTGGGCCCGAGGCCTAGAAGCGTGGTGGCTCGAGGCAACTCGTGAATCAAGGCCGCTGAGCAACCTCACTCCACCCGAAAGAGTGGAGCGCTTAAATCAAATATGTGCCGTGAAGGGCCTCGTCCCGTTACAAATGCCAATCGGCAGCGCCGGATCTCGGCCATGGCGGCTTTGCTCGTTGATGGGCGAGCGGGAGCCAAAAGAAACGATGGCGATCGATCCTTTGGAGAGCGTACGCTTGATGCCGCGGACGGACCTCCCTCCGTGGGTGGATCCACTCTATGCTGCGTTAGGTCCTGCATTGCAGCAAGGGAAGGATTTTCGTCTGAACCAGACCGACTTGACCCGGCTGTCACGCAAGCATAAATAAAATGTGGGACGCATTTCCGAAGGAGCTCTGTGACCTTGCTCGAGTGCTTCTCCGGCATGCAGAAACAGAGCGGACTGGTATTGCTTTGCTCGGGATGGAGCAGGCCTTCTCTTTTGATTGGATGAATCAGCGACTGCTCACAAGTAACATTTCCTTCCCAATACCGCCGCCGAGAAACAAGGCACTGCATCCACATGGCTGCACGGTTACGGATGCAGAACTGAAATTTATCTTTGTGCTAGGAAATAACATTGAGAATGTGCTCATCCCAGAGCAATCCGATTTTCAGGTTAAAGTAATTGGCCACGCAGAGTATGATGCCGCCCTCGTTGAACTCGAAGATCATTGGCGGGTAGACACGCATATCCATACGGGCGGTCCGCCTCCCAACGAACCTCATGCACTTGTTCATTTTCAAAGAGGTGGTCATGCGCAGGACTCATTTGCAAGCGGACCTAACTTTTTGCCCGGTATCAACTTGCCGGCGCTCAAAGACGGAATTTGGGCATCTTTATTTCAATCACCCGGGCCTCGAGTTCCTTTTCCTCCGTTCTGTCCAATATTAGCGCTAGACTTCACGATCGGGCAACACGATGGTTTGCTTTTGAACAAGCTTCGTAGCGAACCTGAGTATCAACAAATCATTCATATGGCTCAGACCCGGCTATGGCTTCCTTTTTTCAATGGGCTTGCTCAACAAGCAAATCGCAAGCGCTGGTTAGGTGAGATGCTCTTAGACGGAGTCTGAGCTTTTTCTACCAAGGGATCGGTATTGAAAAAAATTTTGATGCTCTCGCGTATCAGAAGCGCCCCTAGCGGTGACGGGCGTTACTCGATGGGCGCATCGGCGCTATCTGATCAGACAGGCCTGTACATCGACTGGCAATCCGTAACCACGGCGGTCCGTAAGGTTCTATGGGCTAACGCCCGCGTCTCGACGGCATTGAATCGCCGGGATGACTCATGAGATAGCGCCCGCCTTCGCTCAGTATTGATTTAGCTATTTTCGGCGAACGCCCGTCATGAACTCCGGTATTGACTATCTGACCCGCACTTCAGCCGCAACACGAAAACTCTTTGAAGGTGTCGAGTCCTACTTGGACCCTCTGAGGAAGGGCGTCAAAGGCGCCGTGTTTGTCAGCGAAGGAGCGACTCCGCCGCATCCAGCGCCAGCTACAGCACATGGGCTTAAGAAAACCCAAAACAACTGGAGCAGTCGGAGCAGGCTCGGGCGGAGTTCGTCGCAGAACTCTTTGCTATGGCCGCTCTATGCGGAGGGATCGCGGCTGGGGCACGATGGATCCAAGCCGTGCATTGAAATTTATCGGTACTTATGGCGGTATCTTTTTTCTTCCAGCCCAAAGAATCCAATATCCATGCGGATTTTTGACATGCCCGCGATTCCTGTCGAACGCGCGTGTGTGGATCGTGGCCGGCCACACCGACATGAGGAAGGGCTTCGGCGGTTTGGCTGCCATGGCCCAGACGACGCTCGCGGCCAATCCGTTCTGCGGCCATGTCTTCCGCGGCAAGCGCGGCGACATCCTAAGGGTGCTGTGGTTCGACGGCCAGCGACTGATGCCGCTGGCCAAGCGCCTCGAGCACAGCCGCTTCGTCTGGCCGCAGGCCAGGTCCGGCAGCGTCTCGCTCACGCGGGCCCAACTCTCGATTGCTGTTGGAAGGCATCGACTGGCGTATGCCGGTGTGGGTTCGATCCCGCTCGGGCACGAAACTTCGATTCGCCAGACGCTGTCTGGCGAATCGGCCAAGCAAGGAAGAACGAGCGCATCTGCTGCAAGTTCTGACGGCTGAACCCTCGACCAAATTGTCCCGTCAGGTCCAATGAAAGCCGAACGATGAGTTGCTCGCCATAGCCCCTCGCCGCCTGCCTTTCTACTCGGACTCGACGATGCGACGACCGACCTCCCTGTAGCTTGCCGCCACAAAGAATTGACGCTCCGAGCAGCTGCGTGCCTTGCAGCATCGAGCAACTCGACGATGCCCCATGGACATCGGCATACCCGCTCGGCAAGGTCGCAGCGCTTGCCTTGGAAGAAGGAGCCGCTCCCCTCATGACTTGATGCCCTCCGATCGAGATTCGGCGAGGTTGTGCCATTGCAAGGCGTCAACACTGCTCTCAGAATCGGACATCAAGATGGGCAACGCGCCGGCAAGAGGGCCAGCCTCCACGCTCATCCCGCTCCTCGTTGCTGTCGCGAACCCCGTGCAAGAAGGCATCGCCAACGCCTTGTTCGCGGCCAGGTCATCCAGCAGATCCGCCCACAACTGGATCATCTTGCGCCGCTGATGTAGGAAAGTGGCGCGGTCATAGGCGCTACCCAGTTCCTCATCGGAGCCATGTGCCAGATGCCGCTCGATCACCTCACGATCCGCCCCCAGCAGCTCGCGAATCAGGGTCCGGGCGGTGGCGCGGAACCCGTGGCCTGTGATCTGTTCCTTCGTGTCATAGCCCAGCGTGCGCAACGCACTGTTGATGGTGTTGTCGCTCATGTAGCGCGTCTTCTCGGAACGCTTCGACATGCTGCGGAAGATCGGCCCACTGGGACCGGTCAACGGAAGGATGTCACGCAGGATCTCAACCGCCTGCTTCGGCAGCGGCACGAGGTGAGCCGGCGTGCGTACGTCGCGCTTCTTCCACTCCCGCAGCTTCATCTTCTCGGGTGGGCAACGCCACAGCGCCTGATCGAGATCCACATCTTCCCAGTGCGCCAACCGCAACTGACCTGGCCGCTGGAACAGCAAGGGCGAGAGCTGCAAGGCCGCCCGTGTGATCACGTTGCCGTTGTAGGCACGCATGTCTCGAAGCAACTGGCCGAGCTTCTGCGGGTCCGTGATGGCTGCATAGTGGCGCGTGCGAGGTGGCGGCAGACCGGCCGTGCGGCTGTTCACGAAGTTCCTGGCCGGCTCCAGCGCGCCCACATCGACGGCGTACTGGAACACGTGCTGCACCGCCTCACGCACGCGCTGCGCCGTCTCCAGGTTGCCGCGCTCCTTGATGCGGTGAAGGCATCGGACCACCTCGGTCGGCAAGATGGCCTCCATGGCCAGCGCACCGATCCACGGGAAGATGTGCAGCTCCAGGTGACGCATCACCTTCTCGGCATAGCCGGCGGACCATTCGCGATCCTTCCGCGCCTGCGCATGCCATGCGCGGGCGGTCCGTTCAAAGGTATTGAGGCGCGCAACGCGATCGCGTTCTTCCTCCACCCGCCGCGCCTCCCGTGGATCGACGCCCTCGGCGCGCTTCTCGGCTTCGGCGCGCGCCTTCCTGCGCGCGGCGGCAAGCGTCACGACCGGGTAGTGCCCGATGCTGAGCTTGGCCTCCTTGCCATGCCGCTTGTAGCGATAAACCCACGCCTTGCCGGTCGGGCGCACGCGAAGGTACAGACCGTCACCGTCCGCCAGCAAATATTCCTTGTCCCGCGGCACTGCCGCCTTGATCTGAAGCTCGTTGAGTTGCCCCATGGTGTACCCAAAATCGACTGCGATTGAAAAGCAGTCTGGGGTACACCGTGGGGTACGCGCAAGAACGGGACTTTGTGGGATTCGGTGATGCCGCCTGAGCCGCCTTTTTGAGGCTAAGTCCTTGATGTACAAGGGCTTTTGAGCTGTCTTGGGATCTACCGAGAAAGAAAAATGGTGGCCTGGGGCGGAATCGAACCACCGACACGCGGATTTTCAATCCGCTGCTCTACCAACTGAGCTACCGGGCCTTGGTGTGCAGCCTCAAATTATACAGCGCTTCTGCGGCCTCTCGAAAGGTCGACGCCAAGTTGTTTGAGCTTGCGATAAAGATGGGTCCGCTCCAGCCCGGTTTTCTCGGCCACACGGGTCATCGAACCGTTTTCCATGGCGAGATGGAACTCGAAGTAGGCCTTCTCGAAGCCGTCGCGCGCGTCGCGCAGTGGGCGGTCCAGGTCGAAGCTCTGGGTCGATTGCGGGCCGGCATCGGGCACCGGCACGGAAGCCAGCGAGGCCAGCAGCAGGCTGTCGCCGGTGGTGGTGATGGCGGCCGCCGGGTTGACGCCCGTGGCCGGAGGCACGACGCCCGCGGCCGCCCGCCTGGCGCTTTCGCGGGCGAGGCCCTGCTCCACGGCCTTGAGCAGCTTCTGCAGCGTGATGGGCTTTTCGAGGAACGCAAAGGCGCCGATGCGGGTGGCGTCGACGGCGGTGTCGATGGTGGCGTGGCCGCTCATCATGATGACGGGCATGCTGAGCAGGCCGGCGGTGGACCATTCCTTGAGCAGCGTGACGCCATCGGTGTCGGGCATCCAGATGTCGAGCAGCACGAGGTCGGGACGTGCGCGTTGCCGGGCTGCGCGTGCTTCGGCGGCGTTTTCCGCGAGCTCCACGTTGTGGCCTTCGTCATTGAGAATTTCGAAGAGCAGGTCCCTAATGCCCAGCTCGTCATCGACCACGAGAATGTTTGCCATGAGTGCTGCTTGTTGTATGCGCCGGTATCTGCAATGGTGTGTAGGGGGTCCGCCAGCCGCCCCATCGTCTGCACGCGATGGGTTTCTTTCGCGCTCAGGCGGCGGAAGACTTCGGATCTTCGGTGTGAGCGACCGCTGTTTGCGATTCGCCTGCCAGCGCGAATGATAGCGAGACTTGCGCGCCGGCTACAGCCCCATCGACAACGCGGTTGGAAAGCTCGATGCGCGCGCCGTGTTCGTCGGCGATCTTCTTGACGACGGCGAGCCCCAAACCGGTACCTTTTGTTTTCGTGGTGACGTAGGGCTCGAAGGCTCGCTTGAGGATGTTCTCGGCAAAGCCCGGGCCACTGTCCTGCACGGTCAGGCGCACGCGCTGGCCCGAATCGCCGAGGCGGGTGCGGATGACCACCTCGCCGGCGCGGCCGGTGCTGGTGGCGGCGGCCTCGGCGGCATCCTGGGCGTTCTGCAGCAGGTTGTGGATGACCTGCCGGATCTGCTGCGCATCGCCGCGAATCGGCGGGCAGCGCTCGTCCAGTTCCGAGCGCAGCGCGATGGGCGCGCTCTCGGCGCTGTAGAGCTGGAGCACGTCGGTCAGCAGCGCATTGAGGTCGACGGGCTTGAGGTCGGCCGCGGGCAGGCGGGCGTAGTCGCGGAATTCATTGACCAGCCGCTTCATCGCATCGACCTGGTCGACGATGGTCTTGACCGACTTGACGAGCACGGCCTGCTCTGGCGGCGCGACCTTGCCGGAGAGTTTCATCTCGAGCCGCTCGGCCGAGAGCTGGATCGGGGTCAGCGGATTCTTGATTTCGTGGGCCAGGCGGCGCGCGACCTCGCCCCAGGCCTGTGCTCGCTGGGCCGACACGATTTCGGAGATGTCGTCGAACACCAGCAGCCGCGCGGCGCCCGGCAGCTCCGCGCCGCGCGCGACGATGTTGATGGCACTGCCCTGGTGCGGCAGGTCGTTGCCGGTGGCGTGCAGTTCGAAGGCATGCTGCCAGTGGTCGAGGCCATGCTGCACGCGCTCGACCTGGAACTCGTCGAACTGCTGCTGCACGTTATTGCCGAAGTCGGCCAGGCCGGGCACCAGTGCGAGCGGCTGCCCCTCGTAGGCGGCCAGGGGCGCACGCAGCACACGCGTGGCGCCGGGGTTGGTGGAAAGAATGGTGCCCTTGGCGTCGAGCACGATCACGCCCGAGGTCAGGTTGTCCAGAATGGTCTGCAGATTGGCACGGGCGGCATCGAGCTGGCCCATGGTTTTTTCGACCGCGCCGCGGGCATCTGCCAACTGCTGGGTCATGACGGCAAAGGAGCGGGTCAGGCCGCCGAGCTCGTCCTTGCCTTGCAGCACGGCAGTCGGCCGCAGGTCGCCTGCGGCCACCTGGCGCACGCCCTCCGCCAGCACGAGCAGCGGCCGCGCCAGCTGGTTGCCGAACAGCACCGCCAGCAGCACGGCGCCGAACACGGCAAGGAAGAGGCTCAGCGTCAGGGTGCCGATGTACATCCGCCGCAAGCCCTCGCGGGCCAAGGCGCGCTCCTGGTACTCGCGGTTGGCTTCTTGCACGGCGAGCGCATTGGCAACCACGGCGGGCGGCAGCGGCTGCGTGACCTGGAGAAACCGCGGCGCGGTGTCGAAGTCGAAGCCCGGGCGCTGCACCATGGCGATGGCGCGCACCGTGGCGGGCGGCAGGCTGGCACCCGGCGCCGCTGTTTCGTCGAGGCCTTCGATGTGGGCGATGGCGCGGTCGGCGCGCACCTGCCGCAGCTGCTGGATCGTCGGCCGCTCGGGGTTGAGCTGAAAGCGCGAGGCGCCCGCGCCTGCGATGAGCTGGCCGGTACCGGTCCAAAGCACCACGTCGCTGGCCTGGAGCTGCTCGCGAATGCGCTCGAGGGCAA
The Variovorax paradoxus genome window above contains:
- the tnpB gene encoding IS66 family insertion sequence element accessory protein TnpB (TnpB, as the term is used for proteins encoded by IS66 family insertion elements, is considered an accessory protein, since TnpC, encoded by a neighboring gene, is a DDE family transposase.) translates to MDPSRALKFIGTYGGIFFLPAQRIQYPCGFLTCPRFLSNARVWIVAGHTDMRKGFGGLAAMAQTTLAANPFCGHVFRGKRGDILRVLWFDGQRLMPLAKRLEHSRFVWPQARSGSVSLTRAQLSIAVGRHRLAYAGVGSIPLGHETSIRQTLSGESAKQGRTSASAASSDG
- a CDS encoding tyrosine-type recombinase/integrase translates to MGQLNELQIKAAVPRDKEYLLADGDGLYLRVRPTGKAWVYRYKRHGKEAKLSIGHYPVVTLAAARRKARAEAEKRAEGVDPREARRVEEERDRVARLNTFERTARAWHAQARKDREWSAGYAEKVMRHLELHIFPWIGALAMEAILPTEVVRCLHRIKERGNLETAQRVREAVQHVFQYAVDVGALEPARNFVNSRTAGLPPPRTRHYAAITDPQKLGQLLRDMRAYNGNVITRAALQLSPLLFQRPGQLRLAHWEDVDLDQALWRCPPEKMKLREWKKRDVRTPAHLVPLPKQAVEILRDILPLTGPSGPIFRSMSKRSEKTRYMSDNTINSALRTLGYDTKEQITGHGFRATARTLIRELLGADREVIERHLAHGSDEELGSAYDRATFLHQRRKMIQLWADLLDDLAANKALAMPSCTGFATATRSGMSVEAGPLAGALPILMSDSESSVDALQWHNLAESRSEGIKS
- a CDS encoding response regulator; the protein is MANILVVDDELGIRDLLFEILNDEGHNVELAENAAEARAARQRARPDLVLLDIWMPDTDGVTLLKEWSTAGLLSMPVIMMSGHATIDTAVDATRIGAFAFLEKPITLQKLLKAVEQGLARESARRAAAGVVPPATGVNPAAAITTTGDSLLLASLASVPVPDAGPQSTQSFDLDRPLRDARDGFEKAYFEFHLAMENGSMTRVAEKTGLERTHLYRKLKQLGVDLSRGRRSAV
- a CDS encoding sensor histidine kinase; this translates as MSNKPRSGAAATPAARRSRAVRWAVSVGAALVTAIGLVLMFLLAQATNNRALYERYYVRLFGINVVVAVLLVLVIGWVAFRLLRRLRQGKFGSRLLIKLAAIFALVGVVPGALVYVVSYQFVARSIESWFDVKVEGALDAGLNLGRATLDSLSDDLAAKTRAASAQLAQVPDASAGLALERIREQLQASDVVLWTGTGQLIAGAGASRFQLNPERPTIQQLRQVRADRAIAHIEGLDETAAPGASLPPATVRAIAMVQRPGFDFDTAPRFLQVTQPLPPAVVANALAVQEANREYQERALAREGLRRMYIGTLTLSLFLAVFGAVLLAVLFGNQLARPLLVLAEGVRQVAAGDLRPTAVLQGKDELGGLTRSFAVMTQQLADARGAVEKTMGQLDAARANLQTILDNLTSGVIVLDAKGTILSTNPGATRVLRAPLAAYEGQPLALVPGLADFGNNVQQQFDEFQVERVQHGLDHWQHAFELHATGNDLPHQGSAINIVARGAELPGAARLLVFDDISEIVSAQRAQAWGEVARRLAHEIKNPLTPIQLSAERLEMKLSGKVAPPEQAVLVKSVKTIVDQVDAMKRLVNEFRDYARLPAADLKPVDLNALLTDVLQLYSAESAPIALRSELDERCPPIRGDAQQIRQVIHNLLQNAQDAAEAAATSTGRAGEVVIRTRLGDSGQRVRLTVQDSGPGFAENILKRAFEPYVTTKTKGTGLGLAVVKKIADEHGARIELSNRVVDGAVAGAQVSLSFALAGESQTAVAHTEDPKSSAA